CGAGCCGCCCGAGCCGGGCGCCCTCGAGGTGCACAAGGTCGCGCCCGACGTCGAGGCGCGCCAGCTCGCGCGGCTCCGCGCGGCGCGGGCGCGGCGGGACGAGGTCCGCGTCGCCGCGCTGCTCGAGCGGCTGGCCCGCGAGGCGGCCGACCCGAACGTCAACCTGATGCCGGTCACGATCGAGCTCGCGGCGGCGCGGGCCTCGATGGGCGAGATCGTCGGCCGGCTGCGCGAGGTGTGGGGACGGTACGTCGAAACTCCGGTCTTCTAGAAGGAGCCGCACCATGGACATCGCGAGCATCCTGGCGACAAAGGGCGACACGGCGGTCACGGTCCGTCCGGAGCAGAACATCCGGGAGGCGCTGGCGGTGCTCGCGCGCCACAACATCGGCGCGCTCATCGTCGCGGACGCCGCGGGCAAGCCCGTCGGGATCCTGTCCGAGCGCGACATCGTGCGCGAGGCGGCGAAGAACGAGGCGGTCTTCGCCCGGCGCGTGGGCGATCTCATGACCCGCGACGTCATCATGGGCCAGCCGCACGACGACCTCCAGGCGGTGGCGAACACGATGACCGAGAAGCGGATCCGTCACTTGCCCGTCATGGACAAGGGCAAGCTCGTCGGCATCGTCTCGATCGGCGACGTCGTCAAGGCGCAGCGGGACCACTACCGCGGCGAGGCGGACACCCTCCAGGCGATGATCCTCGACCCCGACCCCGGACACGGGCGCTGATGCCGCGAGCGGGCACGGTCGAGCAGCCGCTGCGCGTCGCGGTCGTCGGCGCCGGCCCGACCGGCTTCTACGCGGCGGACGCCCTGCTCCGGAGGGAGGGTGTCGCCGTCGAGGTGGACCTCTACGACCGGCTGCCGACGCCGTACGGCCTGGTCCGGCTCGGCGTCGCGCCCGACCACCAGAAGATCAAGTCCGTCACCGCCGCGTTCGACAAGGTCGCGGCCGACCCGCGGTTCCGCTTCTTCGGCGGCGTCGAGTTCGGCAAGGACCTGACGCTCGCCGACCTGCGCGCGCACTACCACCAGATCCTTTTCAGCACGGGCGCCCAGACGGACCGGCGCATGGGGATCCCCGGCGAGGACCTCGCCGGCAGCCATCCGGCGACGGAGTTCGTCGCCTGGTACAACGGTCACCCCGACTACGACGACTCGGAGTTCGACCTGTCGGTGGAGCGCGCGGCGGTGGTCGGCGTGGGCAACGTCGCGGTGGACGTGGCGCGCATCCTCTCCCGGAGCCGCGCAGAGCTCGCGCGGACGGACATCGCCGACCACGCGCTCGAGGCGCTCGCCCGGAGCCGGATCAGGGAGGTCTACCTGCTCGGCCGCCGCGGCCCGGCGCAGGCCGCCTTCACGAATCCGGAAATCAAGGAGCTTGGCGAGCTCGAGGGCGCCGACATCGAGGTGCGCCCCGAGGAGGTCGAGCTCGACCCCCTGAGCCGCGCGGCCGTCGAGAAGAGCCAGGACCGGGCGACGCTGAAGAAGATCGAGATCCTTCAGGGCTACGCGCTCCGGAGGCCGGCCGGCAAGGCGCGCAAGCTCGTCGTGCGCTTCCTCGTCTCACCGGTCGAGCTCGTCGGCGACGCGACGGGCCGGGTGGTCACGATGCGCCTCGTGAGGAACGAGCTGGACGCGACGCCGACCGGCGCGCTCCAGCCGCGCGCGACGGACCGGTTCGAGGAGCTCCCCGTCGGCCTCGTCTTCCGCTCGGTCGGCTATCGGGGCGTGCCGCTCCCGGGCGTGCCGTTCAACGAGAGCTGGGGCGTCATCCTGAACGACCGCGGCCGGGTGCTCGATCCCGACACGAAGGAGCCCGTCGTCGGCGAGTACGCCGCCGGCTGGATCAAGCGGGGACCGACCGGCGTCATCGGCACCAACAAGCCCGACGCCGCGGAGACGGTCCAGTGCATGTTCGAGGACCTGGAGCAGGGGAGCGTGATCCAGCCGAGCCAGCCCTCCGCGGCCGCGGCCGAGGCGCTCGTCCGGCAGCGGAAGCCGACCTTCTTCTCCTACGCCGACTGGCTCAGGCTCAACGAGATCGAGGTGGCCCGCGGGCGGGCCCAGGGGCGGCCGCGGGTCAAGTTCACCCGCGTCGAGGACATGCTGGCGGCCCTCGGCCGCTGCGCGAGCGTCCCGGCGGCCCCCAGACGGGGCTGACGCCAAACCCTCGAAATCTGCTACACTGTTTTAGGTTTTCGACACCGGGGGAATCGTGGCCGAGTCAGAGTCGGTTCTCGTCCTTCAGGAACGGCTGGCGTACGAGCAGCGGCTCGTCCAGCTCGTCGATCGCATCCACGCCGCCAAGAGCCTCGAGACGATCTTCATCGAGCTCCAGGGGGAGATCCTCGGGCTGATCGACGCCGACCGGATGACCCTCTATGCCGTCGACACCGATCGGAGGGAGATCTACTCGAAGTTCCTGGCGATCGACACGGTCAAGGAGATCCGCCTCCCCATCAGCGAGCGCTCGATCGCCGGCTTCGTGGCGGCGACCGGCAAGATCGTCAACATCGCCGACGCCTACGACAAGGCGGAGCTCGCGCGGATCTCGCCGACGCTCAGCTTCGACAGCTCCGTCGACAAGAAGACCGGCTACCGGACCCAGCAGATCGTGGCGATGCCGATCCTCCACGAGGGCAAGGCCCTCGGCATCATCCAGATCCTCAACAAGAAGAAGGGTCCCAAGTTCACGAAGGACGACGAGACCGGCGTCTCGCGCATCGCCAAGACGCTCGGCATCGCCTTCAACAACCAGGCCCAGCTCCTGCAGAGCCAGACCCGGCCCAAGACCAAGTTCGACTATCTCCTGGGCCAGACGCGGATCACGCAGGACGAGCTCAACTCCGCCCTCGCCGAATCGCGCCGCCGCCAGGTGGACGTCGAGTCGATCCTGATCGAGCAGTACAAGGTGCCGAAGGCCGAGCTCGGCATCTCGCTCTCCCAGTTCTACCGCTGCCCCTTCGTCGAGTTCGACGACAAGATCATCCCGCCGCCCGACCTGATGAAGGACCAGAAGCTCGAGTACCTGAAGCGCAACTTCTGGCTGCCGATCCGGCGCGACGACGACGGCATCGTCGTCCTCATCGACAACCCCCAGGACCTGCAGCGCGCGGACAGCGTCGTGCAGGCGATGAAGAACCGCAAGATCAAGTGGGCGGTCGGCCTGCGGAAGGACATCCTCCACTTCCTCAGCGCCGTGAGCGGCGAGGCGCAGTCGCGGGACGCGATCGGCAACATCCTCGGCGAGCTGTCGCAGGACGCCCCGACCGAGAGCGAGGTCACGGCCGGCGAGGTGGACGAGAACGACAACGCCGTCATCCGCCTCGCGAACCAGATCATCGTGGACGCCTGCAAGGCGCGCGCCTCCGACATCCACATCGAGCCCTACGGCGTCCAGAAGGACACGGTGATCCGGTACCGCGTGGACGGCAGCTGCTCCGAGTACCAGAAGATCCCCGGCGTCTACCGGCGCGCCGTCGTCGCGCGGCTCAAGATCATGGCCCAGCTCGACATCGCCGAGCGGCGCAAGCCGCAGGACGGCAAGATCAAGTTCAAGCTGCCGGACGGGCGCGAGATCGAGCTCCGCGTCGCCACGATCCCGACCGCGAACCAGAACGAAGACATGGTCATGCGGGTCCTGTCCGCGAGCGAGCCGATCCAGCTCGACAAGCTCGGGATGACGGAGCGCAACCTCCGCGAGCTGAAGAGGATCGCGGAGAAGCCCTACGGGCTGATCCTCTGCGTCGGGCCGACCGGCTCGGGCAAGACGACCACGCTCCACTCCGTGCTCGGCTACATCAACAAGCCGGAGCGGAAGATCTGGACCGCGGAGGATCCCGTCGAGATCACGCAGTACGGCCTGCGCCAGGTCCAGGTGATGCCGAAGATCGGCTTCACGTTCGCCCAGGCGATGCGCGCCTTCCTCCGCGCCGACCCCGACGTGATCATGGTCGGTGAGATGCGCGACGAGGAGACGGCCTCCACCGGCATCGAGGCCTCGCTCACCGGCCACCTCGTCTTCTCGACGCTCCACACGAACAGCTCCGTGGAGACGGTCATCCGGCTCCTCGACATGGGCCTCGACTCGTTCAACTTCGCCGACGCGCTCCTGGGCGTCCTCGCCCAGCGGCTCGTCAAGCGCATCTGCTCGGAGTGCAAGACCGAGTACCACCCGGAGCGGAGGGAGTACGACGAGCTCGCCGAGGCGTACGGCCGCGAGGCGTTCGCGTCGGCGCCCCGGTACGACGAGTCGTTCGTGCTCTACAAGGGCAAGGGCTGTGCGAACTGCGCCAAGTCGGGCTACCGCGGCCGCGCGGGCATCCACGAGCTCCTCATCGCGAGCGACGAGGTGAAGCATCTCATCTCGACCAAGGCGCGGGTCGTCGAGATGCTGACGCTCGCGAAGTCCGAGGGGATGACGACGCTCGTCCAGGATGGCGTGCTGAAGTCGCTGCAGGGTCTCACGGACTTCCGGCAGGTCAAGGCCGTCGCGATCAAGTAGCTCCGCCCGGGGGCCGGGGGCACCCCTTCTCGACCACGCTGGCGTTCACCGTCACGGTAATTCCCTTCACGTCACGACCGAGTAACGCCCAGAAGCTACGGGTCTCGAAGGGGGCGCGCCGGCCCCCGGGCGGAGCTACTCGCGGTCGACCTTGACGTCCTTGAAGGTGCGGTAGAGCAGGAGGTCGTAGACGATCTTGAGGCCGCCGCCCAGGACGAACGGTGAGGAGAGGGCCACGGCCTGCATGACCCAGCCCGTCAGCGCGGGCGTCATGGCCTGCGCCACCGTGCGCGCGAGGTTCGTCGTCGCGGCCGCCGCCTCGCGCTCGTGGTCCTCGACGATCGCCATCACGTAGGCCTGCCGCGTGGGCACGTCCATCTGCGAGAGCAGGTGGCGCGCGAAGAGTAGAACCGCAGCCGCCGCGGCGGTCGGCGCGGCGGCGATCGCCACCAGGAAGACGTTGGAGACGAGGTGCGACAGGACCATCGTCGCCAGCAGGCCGAAGCGCCGGACGGCGCGCGGCGCGAGCAGCAGCGAGGCCGCCGTGAGCACCTGCGCCGTGCCGAACATCCAGCCGAGGGCCTCGAGGCCGAGGCCGTAGCGCGCGTGAAAGTAATAGGCGACGAGCGACTGCAGGACGAATCCGCCCGCGAACGAGTCGAGCGCCCCGAGCGCCGCGAGGCGGCGGATGAGCGGGCCCGAGGACAGCCGGGGCCCGACGTCGCGCGGCCGCGCCACCGGCGCGCCGCCGGCGAGCCGCGCGTACGCGAGGCACTGGACGGCGGCGCCCGCGAGGAAGAAGAGAAAGAGCCGCGACGGGGCCAGCATGCCCGCCAGCGCGGACCCGACCGCCGCGGCCGCGTAGCCGGCGAGGTTGTAGGCGCTGAGCACCGTCGTGCGCCGCCGGGCGTCCACGGCGCGAGCGATCAGCACCTGCTCGAGCGCGAGGAACGGGCCCGTCTCGCCGGTGCCCACGGCGAGGTTGCCGAGCATCGCCGCGAGGACGACGAGCCGCGGATCGCGGGAGGCCAGGAGGATCAGCGCCGCCGTTCCCGACAGGAGGGCGAGTCCCACGAGGACGGGGCGGCCGCCGAACCGCTCCGCCGGGCGGCGGATCGCCCACGTCAGCGCCGCGCTCCCGACGAGCGTGAGGGTGATCGCCGTGCCGATCCCGGCCGTGCCCACCCCCAGGTTGCTCAGGTAGAGCGGGAACAGGACGCCGAGGAAGCCGTAACAGAAGGTCCGGGCCGCCTTCGCTCCGAACACCGCGACGACGTCGGGGTGAATCAAGGTCGCGCCTCCGGGATCCTAGGCGATGGGAGGTACTGGAGGGGGCTTGCCAAATAGCTCATCATGTGATGAGTATATTAGCAGGTGGAGGTGTCTCATGAATCCCGTGGAGCGCGCGCTCTATCAGGAGCTCACCCAGTTGCTCGACCGGCTGGCCGCCTCGATGCCGGAGGGCAGCGTCGACATGATCCGGGCCGCGAACCCCACGCTCAAGGCGCGGCTCGACGACGCGGACACGAATCTGGCGCAGGCGCGTGAGTCGGTGCTCGAGGCGTACGGTCGCTGGCGTCGGGCGCTCGAGGACGTCGAGAACCTCTGGGCGCTCGGCGCCTGGCGGTCAACCACGGCCGAAGAGCCGGCGGAGCAGGCCCCGGCGCTCGCCGCCTGAGAACATGGGGGGCTCCGGGCGCCCCCCAAGCCCCCCGGCGCTCCCGACGCGCTCGGCGGCGTAGGCCTGGCGCGCGGCCTCGAAGCGCTGCCAGTAGTCCGGCAGCTCGCGGGCGAGCACGGTCTGGACGGCCAGGAGCCGCGCCGTCTCGTCGCCGGCGGCGCGCTCGGCCGCCTCGACCTTCCGCCGCTGCTCCGGCCCCACGTCGGCGGCGAGGGTCCGGAGGCGCTCGAGGAACGCGCGCACCTGCGCGGCGAACTCCGCCCGGTCGCGCGCGCTGTCGGCCGCGGGCGCCGGCAGCCCGAGGGCCCGCCGCCGCTGCACCAGCGCGTCGAGGCAGAGGAAGTCGATCGCTTCTTCGAGGCGCTCGCGAAGCTCGACGTCGATGCGTGCCGCGAGGTCGGCGGGCCGGCTCGAGTGCGGCTCCATCGTCGGCTCACTATACCAATACCCGATCCCTTCGCCCCCGACAGGGAGTCGGGGAGGACCAAAGGTCACGGTAAGGCCGCTCGATGGCCCCGCTCCCCGGCATCAACGCGACTGATTCACCGAGTGCTCTCCCTTGAGTGGCGCTCGATCAGCCGTTTCGTCAACAGCACGAGACCGAAAATCTGCGTCCATTCTGAGACAATGTTGCCGACGACCTGGCCCCATTTGGTCTCAGAGTCCATCGAAGCATAAAGCGCAATCCATCCGATCCCCGTGATGACGAGAAAAATGCTAAGAGAGTGGTCGCGCAGTCCCTCCCAGACGGGACTCAAGAGGTTCTTCGGTGGACGTCGACTCTCAGCCGAGCCCTTTTCGTACAAGTACTTGGTCGCAAATACCATGACCACGACGCCCGACCAGTCGGCGATGGCATTGCCAAAGAATGAACCGAGATGGGTGCTGGGGCTGGAGACACTGTACAGACAAATCCACAACGTGAGGATGCCGGCCGAGGTGATGCTCAACGAATGCTGACGAATGAAGCGGTGTTCTTGGCGATGTGTTCTGGCCATTCCGAATCTCCCATGCGTGGCGCAGATGACGGGCGTCCGGGCCGCGTTCGATCCCTCGCCCGCCCTCACGTTTCCGGCCATCGGCCCGCGCCTACCTACCCGCCCACGAAGGGCGATGTCAAGGTCGGACTGCATGGGCCACAGGGCCTACGCCTGGGCTGCGCGAGCACCGAGGGCTGGCGTCGCGGTCGTTGTCCGCGTCTTGTCCGTGTTCGTTCTGCGCGAGACGGGAAATCCTGCGCTTGACGGCGGCCAGGAGCGCGGTCTAAAGGCGCAGAAAGTGAGAGGACGCGCCGAATGGGCGGGTGTGCCGGCGTACCGATGCTAAGATCGTGACGTGGTAGCTCGCGTCCTCTGCGCGACGTTCGTCGTCGTCCTCGCGCTCTCCGGCCGCGTCGCCGCGCAGGTGCCCGACTTCGCGGGCGTGGACGAGGCGGCGGCGGACGCCGTCGCCTCCGGCGAGATTCCGGGAATCGTCCTGCTGGTCGGGCGTGGCGACGAGATCCTCATCCATCGCGCCTGGGGGTCCCGCCGGCTCGTGCCCGACGCCGTCCCGATGACGCGCGACACGATCTTCGACATCGCCTCCCTCACGAAGCCGGTCGGCACGACGCTCGCGGTCCTCTCGCTCGTCGAGCGCGGCGCGATCAAGCTCGACGCGCCGCTCGGACGGTACCTGAAGGAGTTCCGCGGCGCGGCCTTCCAGGGAGTCACGATCGAGCGGATGCTGACGCACGGCGCCGGCTTCACGGCGTACCCGCCGAACAGCGTCGTGGTGGGCGGCTTTCCGGACGTGGCGCGGGCGCTCGCCAAGCTTCCGCTCGACTATCCGCCCGGCTCGGCGTTCCAGTACAGCGACACCGGCTTCATCCTTCTCGGGGAGGTCGTCCGCCGCGTGAGCGGCGATCCGCTCGACCGGTATCTCGAGCGCGCGTTCTTCCGCCCGCTCGGTCTGCGCGACACGAGCTTCCGCCCGTCGGCGAGGGTCCGCGGCCGCATCGCGCCGACCGAGTACACGGGCGGCCGCATGCTGCAGGGCGAGGTCAACGACCCCCGCGCGCGCCTGCTCGGCGGCGTCGCCGGCCACGCCGGCATGTTCTCGACGGCCGCCGACCTCGCGCGCATCTGCCGCATGCTGCTCCACGGCGGCACCCTCGGCGGCCACCGGTTCCTCAAGCCGGAGACGGTGCAGCTCATGTGGGAGTCGGCGCCCGGCGGCCGGGGCACGCGCACGCTCGGCTGGGACCTCTCCTCGCCGTACTCGCGCCCGATGGCGCTGTTCTTCCCGATGGGCTCCGTCGGCCACACGGGCTACACGGGCACGACGCTCTGGATCGACCCGCCGAGCGGCGTCTATCTCATCTTGCTCACGAACCGCATCCACCCCTGGGGCGGCGGTGCCGCGCGGATCCTCGAGCTGCGGGGCCGAGTCGCCGCCGCGGTCGGCGCGGCGCTCTTCAACCCGCCTGAGGTATTGGCGCAGCTCACGTCCGGCTCGACCGCCGCCGATCCGCCCGCGCCCGAGGCCCCCCCGCCGCCGCCCGTCAAGGTCACTCCGGGCGGCGTGCGCACCGGACTCGACGTCGTGAGGGACCAGAAGTTCACGGCGTTCGTGGGCCAGTCGATCGGCCTCGTCACCAACCAGACCGGCGTCGACGCGGCGGGGCGGCGCGCGATCGATCTCTTCGCCGCGGCGCCCGGCGTGCGGCTCCAGGCGATCTTCACGCCCGAGCACGGGATCCTGGGCGAGGCGATCACCGACGTCGCCAACTCGCGGGACCCCGTCACCGGGCGTCCCATCTGGAGCCTCTACGGCGCGACGCGGCGGCCCACGCGCGAGATGCTGAAGGACGTCTCGCTCCTGGTCTTCGACATCCAGGACGTCGGCGTGCGCTACTACACCTATCTGACGACCCTCATCTACGTCATGGAGGAGGCGGCCCGACAGGGCATCCCGGTCGTCGTCCTCGACCGGCCGAACCCGATCACCGGCCGCGTGGTCGAGGGGCCGCTGATGGACCCCGACCTCGAGTCGTTCACGGCGCCCCACACGATCCCCGTCCGCACCGGCCTGACGATCGGCGAGTTCGCGCGCCTGGT
The sequence above is a segment of the Candidatus Methylomirabilota bacterium genome. Coding sequences within it:
- a CDS encoding GspE/PulE family protein, translating into MAESESVLVLQERLAYEQRLVQLVDRIHAAKSLETIFIELQGEILGLIDADRMTLYAVDTDRREIYSKFLAIDTVKEIRLPISERSIAGFVAATGKIVNIADAYDKAELARISPTLSFDSSVDKKTGYRTQQIVAMPILHEGKALGIIQILNKKKGPKFTKDDETGVSRIAKTLGIAFNNQAQLLQSQTRPKTKFDYLLGQTRITQDELNSALAESRRRQVDVESILIEQYKVPKAELGISLSQFYRCPFVEFDDKIIPPPDLMKDQKLEYLKRNFWLPIRRDDDGIVVLIDNPQDLQRADSVVQAMKNRKIKWAVGLRKDILHFLSAVSGEAQSRDAIGNILGELSQDAPTESEVTAGEVDENDNAVIRLANQIIVDACKARASDIHIEPYGVQKDTVIRYRVDGSCSEYQKIPGVYRRAVVARLKIMAQLDIAERRKPQDGKIKFKLPDGREIELRVATIPTANQNEDMVMRVLSASEPIQLDKLGMTERNLRELKRIAEKPYGLILCVGPTGSGKTTTLHSVLGYINKPERKIWTAEDPVEITQYGLRQVQVMPKIGFTFAQAMRAFLRADPDVIMVGEMRDEETASTGIEASLTGHLVFSTLHTNSSVETVIRLLDMGLDSFNFADALLGVLAQRLVKRICSECKTEYHPERREYDELAEAYGREAFASAPRYDESFVLYKGKGCANCAKSGYRGRAGIHELLIASDEVKHLISTKARVVEMLTLAKSEGMTTLVQDGVLKSLQGLTDFRQVKAVAIK
- a CDS encoding exo-beta-N-acetylmuramidase NamZ domain-containing protein gives rise to the protein MVARVLCATFVVVLALSGRVAAQVPDFAGVDEAAADAVASGEIPGIVLLVGRGDEILIHRAWGSRRLVPDAVPMTRDTIFDIASLTKPVGTTLAVLSLVERGAIKLDAPLGRYLKEFRGAAFQGVTIERMLTHGAGFTAYPPNSVVVGGFPDVARALAKLPLDYPPGSAFQYSDTGFILLGEVVRRVSGDPLDRYLERAFFRPLGLRDTSFRPSARVRGRIAPTEYTGGRMLQGEVNDPRARLLGGVAGHAGMFSTAADLARICRMLLHGGTLGGHRFLKPETVQLMWESAPGGRGTRTLGWDLSSPYSRPMALFFPMGSVGHTGYTGTTLWIDPPSGVYLILLTNRIHPWGGGAARILELRGRVAAAVGAALFNPPEVLAQLTSGSTAADPPAPEAPPPPPVKVTPGGVRTGLDVVRDQKFTAFVGQSIGLVTNQTGVDAAGRRAIDLFAAAPGVRLQAIFTPEHGILGEAITDVANSRDPVTGRPIWSLYGATRRPTREMLKDVSLLVFDIQDVGVRYYTYLTTLIYVMEEAARQGIPVVVLDRPNPITGRVVEGPLMDPDLESFTAPHTIPVRTGLTIGEFARLVAAERSIPVSLTVVPLEGWDRNSWYDETGLAWVNPSPNIRSVTQALLYSGVGLLEATNLSVGRGTDTPFEVVGAPWIEPVALADALNRLALPGVRFDPTSFTPTADRYANVVCDGVRLVVTDRDAIRPVTVALALARELRARHRDQWRPESIQNLLVNRFTMWAFLRGELLERLVTWTEIDRSSFLNRRASYLIYR
- a CDS encoding MFS transporter, which encodes MIHPDVVAVFGAKAARTFCYGFLGVLFPLYLSNLGVGTAGIGTAITLTLVGSAALTWAIRRPAERFGGRPVLVGLALLSGTAALILLASRDPRLVVLAAMLGNLAVGTGETGPFLALEQVLIARAVDARRRTTVLSAYNLAGYAAAAVGSALAGMLAPSRLFLFFLAGAAVQCLAYARLAGGAPVARPRDVGPRLSSGPLIRRLAALGALDSFAGGFVLQSLVAYYFHARYGLGLEALGWMFGTAQVLTAASLLLAPRAVRRFGLLATMVLSHLVSNVFLVAIAAAPTAAAAAVLLFARHLLSQMDVPTRQAYVMAIVEDHEREAAAATTNLARTVAQAMTPALTGWVMQAVALSSPFVLGGGLKIVYDLLLYRTFKDVKVDRE
- a CDS encoding methylmalonyl-CoA mutase family protein, whose product is EPPEPGALEVHKVAPDVEARQLARLRAARARRDEVRVAALLERLAREAADPNVNLMPVTIELAAARASMGEIVGRLREVWGRYVETPVF
- a CDS encoding FAD-dependent oxidoreductase encodes the protein MPRAGTVEQPLRVAVVGAGPTGFYAADALLRREGVAVEVDLYDRLPTPYGLVRLGVAPDHQKIKSVTAAFDKVAADPRFRFFGGVEFGKDLTLADLRAHYHQILFSTGAQTDRRMGIPGEDLAGSHPATEFVAWYNGHPDYDDSEFDLSVERAAVVGVGNVAVDVARILSRSRAELARTDIADHALEALARSRIREVYLLGRRGPAQAAFTNPEIKELGELEGADIEVRPEEVELDPLSRAAVEKSQDRATLKKIEILQGYALRRPAGKARKLVVRFLVSPVELVGDATGRVVTMRLVRNELDATPTGALQPRATDRFEELPVGLVFRSVGYRGVPLPGVPFNESWGVILNDRGRVLDPDTKEPVVGEYAAGWIKRGPTGVIGTNKPDAAETVQCMFEDLEQGSVIQPSQPSAAAAEALVRQRKPTFFSYADWLRLNEIEVARGRAQGRPRVKFTRVEDMLAALGRCASVPAAPRRG
- a CDS encoding CBS domain-containing protein; this translates as MDIASILATKGDTAVTVRPEQNIREALAVLARHNIGALIVADAAGKPVGILSERDIVREAAKNEAVFARRVGDLMTRDVIMGQPHDDLQAVANTMTEKRIRHLPVMDKGKLVGIVSIGDVVKAQRDHYRGEADTLQAMILDPDPGHGR